A segment of the Sander lucioperca isolate FBNREF2018 chromosome 7, SLUC_FBN_1.2, whole genome shotgun sequence genome:
CCCTCATCCATTCCCCTGTCTCACCCAGAAgctcagtttatttatttatttattttttttgggggggggggggtttccaTCAGCATGTGGCCCTCTTAAGGAGTCATGGGGTGCGGCTCAATACTCTAATGTAGCTTCCTTCACTTATTCTTTGCTCAATGATCCAGAAATGAGTGAGAAATAAACTCACAATTGGCAGCGATTAGGCTCTCATGAACAATGTTAATAAAACAGATGTGGTATTGTAGCAATGCCTCATGAGACTATTGAAACACACCCATGGTTTAGCCTACAGTAAGTATGATGAAGGCTCAATCCCTTTTGAATTTAAAACCTTTGTCACCAGGGTTAAACACATCAGGCTCAGGGTCTTCTATTTAATTACTCTTTTACCAGCCAGCAAGATCACAGCCAAAACATACCTAACAGCTGGTGACCAGATCTCTCACCTGTGTCCTTACTGTTGTTGTGGCTGACTGAAAGGAGACATAAGGAAGAGAGACAATATGTTTTATATAATGTGCATTTAAGGAATGCCAgtgagaacacacacatacttaacCTAACCATTGACTTTGccttcatcatcatcctcaaACTCTCATTTCATCCTTCTAATTGTCTCTTTGTTTCACAAACTGATATTTGGTTTTGGCTTGCTTTGATACACCATTTAATTCATGTATCATCAGCAAATACAAAGTGTACTGTTtgatgtctgtctgttttctggtAAAACAAAGCAATCAGATTAGATACAAACTTGCCAGATGTCATGTTAGAGTGGTTGTACTTGtcagttgtctttttttttctttttaatctaACTACGTTGACAACAGTTTGTTAGGGTTAGCGTTAACTCATCATTAGCTAGACTTCAGTGTTCAGTGAgggttttgataaataattaagCCAATTAGAATTTTTTGTGAAAGCTGTCCGATTCAGAATTTTGTGTTTTCCAGATGAGCCAGAGACTCGCGACGCCTGGTGGGAGGAGATTCGCCAGGAGATCAAATCTCATGCCAAAGCTCTTGGTTGCCATGGTGTTGTGGGGTACAGCGAGAGCACTAGCATCTGGTATGTAGTAGGACATACACACATGGTAAAATATGAcccttttatctttttttgccTACCAACTGCCATAAATgccatgtttatgtttataaaCATAAGGTTTCATGTCCTGATCTCGTCCTCTCCCCTTCCTTTCGCTCTTGATCTGTCCATCTCCCCTCAACACAGTGAGGAGGTGTGTATCCTGTCAGCATCAGGCACAGCAGCCATCCTGAATCCTCGGTATATGCGTGAAGGCTGCCTAGACATCGGAATCACAGACCACAGGTTGTTATGATTCAGAGACTGAGCAAACTGATTGTAAATTCTTGTATGTGTACagtttatgtcagcacagattAGATTGAGCTATGGAGGCTGGTaccagatggtgtgtgttgTTCGCCAGGTTTGAGGAGCCATCTCCCCCGAGCTGTGGCTTCTGCCACATCCCGTATGATGAGCTCAACATGCCCTTTCCGGCCCAGCTCACCTACTGTTACCACTGCAGGCGACAAAAGGTCTCATATATATGTTCTTGTTTGCCTAAATCAAAGACTGCTACATGTTAAACATATCTTTGGTTGTCCAAAAGTATTAATGCAGTTTAGTATgaatttattataataattgttgtgttttttcaaGGTTCCTGATGTGCTGTTCACAACAATCAACCTGCCACAAGAAGCAGCTGTCACAGGGAAGGGCTGCCTTATCCAGGCCAGGTAAAACACCTCACAGTTAAATGGCTTCAAGCCCTTTTGAAATGATTGCCAACACTGAGAAGAAACCCAACAAATCAAGCAAAATCAGATCATAAAGAAATGTAGCTCTAAGTTCAATAGCAGCAGAGACATTTCAACAGTAACAggatttatataataatataggtAAGATTTAGGGCAGTGAAATGTATAGCAAAGGGGAGATTTAAGAAAAGCTGGAGTACTTCAAACGTAAAGTTAAATCCCTCTGATTCAGCAATCACACCCGTGTTATCTGAAAATATTTCCCCAGTGGCAGGATGTAGGCTAAACCAACACACGTACCAAAATGGAGCCTCACATCAAAGACATTGATCAAAGTGAGTTAATGCAAGTGTTTAATGTCCTCTAGGCTGTGTCGTCTAAAAAAGAAGGCCCAGGGTGAAGTGAATGCGACGGCCATCTCCAACCTGCTGCCTTTCATGGAGTACGAGCTGCACACTCAGCTGATGAACAAGCTGAAGCTGCGGAGCATGAACGCTCTGTTTGGCTTACACATACAGATCAGTGTCGGAGAGAACATGCTCCTGGGTCTGGCTGTAGGTTGACATTTTAGGTTAACCGCTTAATCACCGATACATGTGCTTGCTGCAACtccttaaaatgtgtgtgtgtgtgtgtgttcagtctgCTACAGGAGTGTACCTTACAGCCTTGCCGGCACCAGGGGGCATCCAGATTGCGGGGAAGACTCCTGGTGACCTGAGCAATGAGCACCACATCCTCACCATCCAGAAAAGGATTAATGACACCATAGCCAAGAACAAAGAGCTCTATCAAATAAACCCTCCGGTGAGATACACAACACATGCATGGACAGTAAATGAATCCATGGAAGACCAGCTTTGTGATTATGTCTGCAAATGATCCCCTAGTATGCCAGGTTTCCACTGCTAAGTAGGTTTCTGCAGTGTTTCATTTCAACCCTACAGTAGCCAGGGTGTCATGAGGGTGGTAGCCTGTGCCATGTGAAAACCTTTAGCACACAAGTAAATAGAAAGCTTTGGGAATGTGTTTcaaccaaaaacatttaaaatagtgTTCAGATGTGTTGGAAACTTAGCATTAATTTACCTGTATTTTAGGTcaattgtatgtgtttttaaggCTTTGATGTCAGATCTCAGAATAATATCTACAGTTTATGGTCATTAAATACTTAGGAATTGTGCCTGGCACATACAGTGTTATGTCAAGTTAATAAAGctttattttaaacaataagTGGAGTGATTGTTTTACACAAACAGATTGTTGCTATGATTATCTCTTTTCTAGTGTTAATATCATGTACGTAATCATACATTATATATAGTCTGTTCTTGTGAATCATGATAAACTTACccctcttgtctctctctggtCATAAAGAAATTATTTGCCCTGGACCCTGAGGTGTTCTGCGGCATAAACATGGTACTGAGCACGGCAACTTTTAGCTGTGAGACACAGCAAAGCATGACAAATATTTCACTATattaatcacaatattacaccaCCTTTACTATAACTGTATAACCGCTCTTAACTTGGGACGTTTGGGAGCAGGTGGATGTGTAACCCACTCCAGAGTCACCTCTCGAGGGCAACCCACTGTAGACTCATTGTATCTGTGTTAATGTACTCTTATTATGGCCATCTACCCTGTCCATTCACACTCACCTGTGTATGTttttatggtgtgtgtgttttcgccCACTCCTTACCCTTCCAGATCCACATTCAAATTAACATCagccaaatgtgtgtgtgatgctgcGACTCATTGGGTACTTGAGTGAGTGTGAGCATGTGATGTGTTATTAACATAGACTTTCTACTGGCTGTAGTCTGGGCACATGTGAGATGCAGATGTGGGCTGCTGTGGTGTTCTGGTGTGCACTTTGACATCCCGTCTGCTCAGGTCTTGTGTCCATTTGCTTGCAGGAGCTGACAGAGGAAGTGGTGGGTTCTCCGATTCCTGAGCCGAGGCAACGATCCAGACTTTTCCGCTCCCACTCAGAAAGCTCAGATGAGCTGTCAGAACTGGACCTCTCCCATGGCAAGAAGGATGCCTTTGTCCTGGAGGTGTGTATCTataaaaagaaacccatttaTATGCAATTATTTCCATGGACAAGTGTAACCATTTGCAGTCATTTCCATAGATTGATGATACTGATGCTGTGGAGGACATTCACTCCCTCCTCACTGATGCCCCTACCCCCACAGGTATACTCTATCTACTCACTCCGCAGCAATGATtatgcactgcacatgctcaagTCAGTTATCTTCTGATTGGGTCGAGGCTCTTACAAATGTCATTATGTCTCTGCTTCATCATCCGTGTTGCCATTTCCACTTTCATATCTTCAGGTTTCTACAGCTGCAACACTGAGATCATGCCTGGGATTTACAGCTGGACGTCAGGAGTTCAGGTTACTCTTCATAATAAAGTGTTACTTCCTTCACAGTTTACAGCAAACCTTCTGTTTTCTTCACCAAACACAATTTTGGGGTGTCTTTTTCATGCACGTACTTTGTGCCACTGTGCATACATGGTATTTTTTAACCAGTAGAGGCATCTGCATATCCAGCATAAGTACAATTTGAACATAAATATTGAAAAATCTGTCAGTAAGGCAGAGTACTGTACTTTAAGAAATGAAGcctcttttttgtttgtttatgctaTGTGTTTCTGTTACTGTCTTGCAGATGTTTACATCTGTGAGGGTCTTTAGGTTGAGTAATGCCAATCTTACTAACCAAGGCTTGAACAAGATCTTCACTGACCTATGTGAGAATCTGCTAAAGGTAAGAAGCCATTATAGAGTACATGCACTACAGTTGGTAATTACACCATATGTGTTACAATGCTTATCCTTTGTAATGGGAATGTAACACACTGTTTATAATGGTTCTTGCAGTGGTTGTGTTTTAAAGGAGTTATAAGTTAATtcattgtgtttgtttcagAGTTTCTACTTCAAGTTGCGCTCTATGATCCCCTGCTGTCTGTGTCAGCTCAACTTCGCTGTAGCAGTGCCAGAAGAAGAACTTATACAGGTGAGAGGTTTCGGGCCAGCTCTGATTTGTGACACTGCAAACAAAACAGAATTGATGAGTCAAATGAAAAAGTTTCTCATATCTACTACTGTacctctgcctgtctgcctcccAGGTTGCTGTGACAGCAGTTGCCATGACGTTTGACAAAGACCAGGCTCAGGAAAAGCCAGCAGACAAGTCCACCACCAAAGGTCTGTCTGGTTAAAGGAGATTATTTATGCTTTTGGGAAAATTTCTACTGACCCGAAGTCAGAAGCTCATTATTACATTCACCATAGCTTTGCTCAATTTCTGGATATGTGGCTTCAGTTGCAGCTCTGCTCAAATGTAGGGAATCACATATTTGATAGCACTGAGGTTTTATTATATTAAACTTAGTTAGTTAGTCTAATGTTAACAGCTTTTTAAGCAATGCGTTGTATTTGTTGCTAGTCAAATTTGAGTGATGTGTCATTTACAAAATATAGTTTAATTAGACAAGCCATCTACTGTCTATTTGGAcacatttaaaggtcccatgacatggtgttctttggatgctttttatatggaccttagtggtcccctaatactgtatctgaagtctcttttatatggaccttagtggtcccttaatactgtatctgaagtctctttcgcgaaattcagccttggtgcagaattacagccactagagccagtcccacaatgagctttacttagtatgtgccatttctgtgtctgtagctttaaatgctattgagcggagggggtggggggcaaggtggagagtgggggtgtggccttgaccaactgccactttgctcattttcaagccatgatgtctctctctcatgggtgggccaaattctctgggtgggcaaagcagagaaaggggaggtaaccttgctccttatgatgtcataaggaggagattccagattggcccatctgagctttcattttctcaaaggcagagcaggatacccagggctcggtttacacccatcgccatttctagccactgggggaccataggcaggctgggggaactcatattaatgttaaaaaaactcataaagtgaaattttcatgccatgggacctttaaagctgtATCTTTGAGCAGAGCTGCTACTTGATCCCTCAGTCATGTAGCTTCTGAGCTAAGATAGGCTAATGAGCTGCTTGCTAAATAATAAAAAGGATTTTAAGAGTTTGTCTCAGTAGTAGTGAAGTAGGAGAACAGAACTATTCCTTTTAAAGACCACAGTACTCTAAACAGTGTAACACATTTAAGAAATAACActtatgttgtgttttgtatttgagATCAGGCTGAAGTCCCTGAGTGATTCTATGTGCTTCTTTTCAGGAGGCAGTGAGACTGAAGAGCAACTGCAGTTTCCCATGGAGTTATGTGCAGATGCGTCATCCGCCAACACTCAGCCATCATCCAAAATCTCAGGTAgcttttaaccttttttttaattgctccCTTACCTCCTCCTGTTCCCTGCTTCACTAAAAGGCATTGCCCATCTCCTCCACTAACAACTTTAGGTACAGTCTCTTTACTCACACCAGCTGCAAAACTCTGCCAAAATCAGCTGGTTATGGTTCTTTCACCAGGTAAATAAACAGTGACGTGTCACAGTCCAGTGTTCTGTTTTGATGTGAACTTGAGACTAGATGACCGTGTGATGTCTAGATGAGATGTCAAGCTCCTAAAGTAGCGTGTCTTACTTTTCGTTCACATTAAATGAACACCATAACAAGAGCAAGCAGCTAGCTCCATCTGTAGCAAGTTCTGACTATAGATGGGTAGCATTTTGATGTACAAAACATTTAGATTGGGAGGTGAAACCTAAGTAACACATGCTGTGTAAGCCTTGTGGCAAGGGATTGATCATGAACCCTTTTCGTTCCCTGCCAAGTACAAAGGTAGacttgtgtctgtatgtgtgtgacagGTGTCCCAGAGAGTACCAACGTCTCATCCAGAGGTGAGCCCCCTTCCCCTCAACCATCTCTCCCTGCTCCCAAAACTACTACACTGCCCTGTTTTGACTTTCCATCCTTTTGTCGCGGACAGAGTTATCCTGCACCACTTCCAAACCTCACCCACTTTTGTTCTTTTCGTTTGTTCATTTTTtgtgtactgttttttttttctcttttttttttcctctctttttgttgttgttgcgttTGTGTATGTTCGGGTgtgggctctgtgtgtgtgtgtgtgtgtgtgtgtgtgtgtgtgtgtgtgtgtgtgtgtgttctctccagCTGCCTCCGTTGATTACGGTTCCTTTGCAGACAGATGCAGCACCTGGCTAGAGCTGCTTAGGCTGAAAGCTCACACCATAAGACGAGGATCAGTTAAGACAAGTAGGAGGACACAGTCTCTAGCACACTCTGGTGATCATACCCACAAATACAGAACACTGTTTCACAAGCGATcccacatatatacacacacacacacacacacatccgtgCTCGCATACGCTCACACACCCCTCCATGCATGCCGCTGGGGGGCGGAGCATCGTAAATCAAGCACCAGCTTTTTATCTAGAGTGTGAACGTTGAAGCCCCGCCCCTCAGAGGGATCCGCAATCAGCAGCTTGGCTTTGAAATGCCTGTAGCCGTGGCAACCATGATGACAAATTAATAGgatgtaaaaaattaaaaaaaattgcattgaGCGTGCTTGTACTTGTCTAGATATGAAAGGGTTAGATGAGTTGCAGTAATTTGATGACAATTACTGTAAGAATTCCTTTGATTTTTCTCTGTGTTTGCAATCGTGAATGTACTTAAGCTGAGAAGACATCCCATGATTTGAGGATGTACTGTACACATACAAATTTAAACATAACGTGGTAGAAATCAAggtggggtgggtggggggcAATGCTTTTCTGCTAGATCTGGTGTGATTTTCAGTCCTGTGCACAATAATAGTAAACTTTAATCTAATGTATGGCTCTGAAGGTTCCTGGTTTGATGGATGTAAGCCACATCAGGTAAATTTGCAGACGATAATGGAGCATCTTTCACACTCTGGCTCGTGTACATGTGCCCAGCTCAGCTCatagctgtctctgtccgtctccaTTTCTCAAGCCTCTTTCACAAATGCAAACAGATTCAATCGATCAATATTCTCTCATGTACTTCACTGTACTGCAAATAATGTATTCACACTTGTAAACATACACAGCTGTGcccaggtctgtctgtctgtctgcagacaCTGTTAAACTGTCTTGTCTGTTTGCTTCAACTGCATGATATGCATGGCAACGCACGCTTTCCAAGTGATTGTCTTGGCACAACACATCCACACCACAGCATGTCAAGTCACACGTgtttctaacacacacacacacacacagaaaactgaCATACTCGCAGATAAGAGCACACACGTGTTACTGCTGCTGTAAAAACACTATCAGGGTTGCATTTTTTGCACGTACATTTCACATTCACATTTCTTTCTGCTTTAAAGTTCAtatctgcttttatttttccaCTATTTTTGAGTGTTTTCTGGTATTTCCATTCCCTTTCGTCTTTTTTCCACCTCCCCTcctcttgttttcttttcatgtctCGCTCTTTTGGACCTCCACTTGCTCTCTCTGAACCTGCAGTCTCATCTTTGGAGCACTGCAGTCCGCTGCCTGAGGGACGTTCCCGCTCGCTGCGCTCCAACCGCTCATTCAGGGGCAGTCCAGTCACCGTGGTGAAGATGACGCcgctctccttcctccccgggACACGCATCATTAAATACCTTGGGATCATCAACATGTTTTTTATCAGAGAGACAACATCATTACGGGAGGTACAACAGCAAGAACACATGCACAGGCCCCAGGATCTTAGGCAAAGTGTAGACATACCTGTACACATGAAATGTGTTTGTCCTCTGTAGGAAGGTGGTGTCAGTGGCTTCCTCCATACATTCATAGCAGAGGTGTTTGCGATGGTTCGAGCCCATGTAGCAGCCCTGGGTGGCAATGCAGTGGTGTCCTACAGCATGAAAGAGTGTATGTTAATGGAAAATCCAAACAAGaaccaggtacacacacacacacacacacacacacacacacacacacacacacacacacacacacacacacacacacacacacacacacacaagtatttACCTGTTACAGTCCATTTTTACATGAAAGCACAATGAACTACCCTCTGCATCCTTAGACCTTTACAGTTATTAGTGTCCTTATGGTTTAATCTTCTTGTCTTTGTTcatcctcaaggctcagtgtcTCATTAATGTGAGTGGTGATGCCGTCATCTGTGTCAGGGAAACGGACCAGGAGCCCAATCCCTCAATGGCAAATATCGGACAGACCTGCGCTAGCGGAACAGATGGGGCTACATGACAGTGAAACACAGAGCTTCACTTTGTCTGCAGGACACACTATCTAAGTAAATATGCTCGCTAAGTCTAGCCGTCCAAATTTGAGTCATTTATGTCTGCCTTAAAACTCTATAAAAGATCCAAAGGTTTGGACAGAGGTAATAAAGAACAAGTACTCACACACTCAAAAGCACGCAGTCTGGATTAATATGGAAGTACAGGATGTGTCTCTGTTTTTCTATGTTTAAAGAGAGCATTTGTGCTGGAGATACTAATGTAGCTCAACGTCAAAGGACCCCTCTGCATCTAACTTTTGCCTATGTGTTACATCCATCCATATTTGGGGTCACCCAGAGCTACAGTATGTTGGCCATTCCTTTGTGTGGGCACAAGTGATGCTTGAGGCAGCTATGACTAATTTGTCCATCCATAGCTCACAGCTCAGCTCATTAAATGGCCATGTCAAAAGGGACACAGTTGTATACCATCAGATAATGTATAAACAGTCAGATTCTCATTCAGTGTTAGACTCTGTTTTGAGTAACTTGCAGATTAAAGGCCCACCTGCTCATTTCAGAGTGGCCACATAATGACTGCAAGTATTTAAATTTCAAAAGCTGGTGCTCTTCCTCAAAATAGAAAATTCTCACTAGAATGGAAATTTTGAAACTACAATCGAAACAATCCTGTGATGCCATTTTGTTAAAATGATCTGTTAGTTGGTGTCCAGTTTTATGtctaaattagattttttttaatttttttgttgatgGATAATCTTCCTAATTACTGTCACAGTATTGCTCACAATCCGTTTCCTACAGATAATCAAATTTCTTCATAAAGTGTCAAATAATGGTGTCatctataataataaaaaaaaaaaacaggccagGATTACTGGCTTACGCATGTATTTTTGTAGGGCAAGAATTTTCCTTTCAGGACAGTGATTACCCTCTATTCCAGTGACtattttataaattaaaacTAATTTATTAGAATTTGTATTGCTTCATCTTAAAATGGTcaaatcaaatatcaaaattatGTGTATGCCATTTTATTTACTGTGATTGGTATAATGTGGCCCTTTGGGGTCTAACACCAGGGATGTTTCATAGATCAGTTCCTCTTGTTGATGCTTCTTGCTGTCAGTGTCAGATTTCACATACCGTTGTCAAGCTTCATCACTGCTGCTTTGGCACTTGTATTCTGAATATTAATCTTGCTACTGATCTGTCCATCTTGACATTCATGTCCAATGCTGGAAAAAACACTGTataaattttctttaaaatcagATTTTAGTATTTTTGTAACATAAAATGTATGGAACCTGCTCATTTTGCCTGTGCAATGGATTCCTGATATTTTGACTCACTGTGTCTGAGAATTAATGGTACTCTAATCTGTTTGTGATTAGTTTAATATATTTGTGTCTAAAACTTGAATGTACATAGATGCTTTTGCTTTCTGACTAGCAGCATGCAGACCCCGTTTTTATTGCTATGAATCTGTACGCATGTCTGGTATGTCTTGCAAAATAAACTCAGTCAAACCAAGATGCATGTGTTTGATCATCATCTTTGATAAGTGAGCATACTCTTCTTTCGGGAATAAAGTAGAAATTGATATAATACTGTAGGCCACTGCTATTCCCAGAGCCCAGGGAATATACAATCGAAACGTACATCAATGCACTCTAAATTAACCCTATGTGTTACAGTAAGCGTACTTCAACAAGGCAACCAGCATTTAAATActgtacacatacatgtactgtacatgttttaTCCAATGCTACCTGAATGCAGCATAACGTTCAAACGAACTGCAGCGACATCTTGAGGCCGTTTGGGTTAACTTCTCATCAACCACTCATCGCTACGTGACGTGGCCCGACCCCAGGCTAAAGTTAAATCCATCCTGTCCCTGCTTCCTCGGCCCCGGCTGATACAGGAGCAGACAGCGGCAACTCGGCAGTGAAAGCACCGGCTGTCCCATCCAGCAGCTCGGCCCAGACATGAGGGAAATCATCCTGCCACGGCGCATGTTCCTCTGGAGCATGGCGGTCATCTATCTGGCTGCTTTTGTGTCCCTCTATATGCAGATACCAGGTGAGACCACAACTCTGCTAACTCTGTGGAAGCTAGCTAACTTATCTTACTACTAGCTGGGAACTTGGTGCTCTGTCTTTCTGCGGTGAAGAAGAAGTTTATGTGTGCTGCGATCAGAAAGGTTTACCTGCTCCTGTCTAACTTTACGAGCTAACAGCTGCTGAGAGAGACCCAACCTGTTGTAAAGATGCACAGCACACAGGACAGTTAACGTTAAGAACGCTTTATTTTAGTAGCCCAGCAGAAGTCTAAAAGACCTCGCCCACGCGACGTCACATTGGCAACAAAAATTTCGAGAAATTTCCAGTGCATAGTTTCCACAAtgtaatgtattaaaaaaaaaaacatgtttatagaCATTTTTAAACTTGGAATATGTATTTGCCAATGAATGGCATATTCAGAGTATATTCAATTaaatgcaaatacagaaactagATCACATCAAGCTATGAAGCGCAAACACACCTTTTAAAATATACGGTACATGTTGAAACACATTACATGTATGTCTGGTatttttctttctgtgaggCTGCTTTACTACATTCATACTCTATTAGCAGTGGTTCCAACCTTTTTCCTTCAGGGACCCTGGTTTTTCTATCATTGAGTAAACTGACAATCCCTGACTAATTCATGGATGTTTCATTATATTCAAtgcataacaataataatacagaACAACTGATAAAGTCTTTAATTAACCCACATAGTTAATAAAACGAGCGATATGGATACATTTTGAGCAGACTATCTTTCTGTAAATAATGCATCAGAGATTAACTTTTAATATAATTAtctgtattgtgttttttcAATATAGCCTTTTTTAATATGctttctttttgacaaattcAGTGTTTTCTTCTCTCTTAACGCTTGGCAATTGTTCATTGGCAATAGCTCTTTGGG
Coding sequences within it:
- the c2cd5 gene encoding C2 domain-containing protein 5 isoform X17; this translates as MPGKLKVKIVAGRHLPVMDRASDLTDAFVEVKFGNTTFKTDVFPKSLNPQWNSEWFKFEVDDEDLQDEPLQVTVLDHDTYSANDAIGKVYIDIDPLLCSEAASVISGWFPIYDTIHGIRGEINVLVKVELFNDLNRFRQSSCGVKFFCTTSIPRCYRAAMVHGFVEELVVNEDPEYQWIDRIRSPRASNEARQRLISLMSGELQRKIGLKVLEMGGNAVVGYLQCFDLEGESGLVVRAIGTACTLDKLSSGSAPNTNTHMHPNTAPASNACNSPSKDGKEPVFGEDLTSSSGPPTPFRALPTTSSSPPPFSPSKPCSRQSSSSDTDLSLTPKTVETVRSRPGIFLCPSSPTLSTNTLSLAGSGSVGCGHGSAPRATTPPPPSSIPSYTVLLRKSLSFTDDLLLAASGMGSGGSVGKEAGPLKTLLRQQTQTALEQRGASSSGLLLNAREFPFFTLTSFPPGFLLHVGGVVSARSVKLLDRIHNPALGNTRSYKLLDWNSVTADEPETRDAWWEEIRQEIKSHAKALGCHGVVGYSESTSICEEVCILSASGTAAILNPRYMREGCLDIGITDHRFEEPSPPSCGFCHIPYDELNMPFPAQLTYCYHCRRQKVPDVLFTTINLPQEAAVTGKGCLIQARLCRLKKKAQGEVNATAISNLLPFMEYELHTQLMNKLKLRSMNALFGLHIQISVGENMLLGLASATGVYLTALPAPGGIQIAGKTPGDLSNEHHILTIQKRINDTIAKNKELYQINPPKLFALDPEVFCGINMELTEEVVGSPIPEPRQRSRLFRSHSESSDELSELDLSHGKKDAFVLEIDDTDAVEDIHSLLTDAPTPTGFYSCNTEIMPGIYSWTSGVQMFTSVRVFRLSNANLTNQGLNKIFTDLCENLLKSFYFKLRSMIPCCLCQLNFAVAVPEEELIQVAVTAVAMTFDKDQAQEKPADKSTTKGGSETEEQLQFPMELCADASSANTQPSSKISAASVDYGSFADRCSTWLELLRLKAHTIRRGSVKTISSLEHCSPLPEGRSRSLRSNRSFRGSPVTVVKMTPLSFLPGTRIIKYLGIINMFFIRETTSLREEGGVSGFLHTFIAEVFAMVRAHVAALGGNAVVSYSMKECMLMENPNKNQAQCLINVSGDAVICVRETDQEPNPSMANIGQTCASGTDGAT
- the c2cd5 gene encoding C2 domain-containing protein 5 isoform X13; translated protein: MPGKLKVKIVAGRHLPVMDRASDLTDAFVEVKFGNTTFKTDVFPKSLNPQWNSEWFKFEVDDEDLQDEPLQVTVLDHDTYSANDAIGKVYIDIDPLLCSEAASVISGWFPIYDTIHGIRGEINVLVKVELFNDLNRFRQSSCGVKFFCTTSIPRCYRAAMVHGFVEELVVNEDPEYQWIDRIRSPRASNEARQRLISLMSGELQRKIGLKVLEMGGNAVVGYLQCFDLEGESGLVVRAIGTACTLDKLSSGSAPNTNTHMHPNTAPASNACNSPSKDGKEPVFGEDLTSSSGPPTPFRALPTTSSSPPPFSPSKPCSRQSSSSDTDLSLTPKTVETVRSRPGIFLCPSSPTLSTNTLSLAGSGSVGCGHGSAPRATTPPPPSSIPSYTVLLRKSLSFTDDLLLAASGMGSGGSVGKEAGPLKTLLRQQTQTALEQRGASSSGLLLNAREFPFFTLTSFPPGFLLHVGGVVSARSVKLLDRIHNPDEPETRDAWWEEIRQEIKSHAKALGCHGVVGYSESTSICEEVCILSASGTAAILNPRYMREGCLDIGITDHRFEEPSPPSCGFCHIPYDELNMPFPAQLTYCYHCRRQKVPDVLFTTINLPQEAAVTGKGCLIQARLCRLKKKAQGEVNATAISNLLPFMEYELHTQLMNKLKLRSMNALFGLHIQISVGENMLLGLASATGVYLTALPAPGGIQIAGKTPGDLSNEHHILTIQKRINDTIAKNKELYQINPPELTEEVVGSPIPEPRQRSRLFRSHSESSDELSELDLSHGKKDAFVLEIDDTDAVEDIHSLLTDAPTPTGFYSCNTEIMPGIYSWTSGVQMFTSVRVFRLSNANLTNQGLNKIFTDLCENLLKSFYFKLRSMIPCCLCQLNFAVAVPEEELIQVAVTAVAMTFDKDQAQEKPADKSTTKGGSETEEQLQFPMELCADASSANTQPSSKISGTVSLLTPAAKLCQNQLVMVLSPGVPESTNVSSRAASVDYGSFADRCSTWLELLRLKAHTIRRGSVKTSRRTQSLAHSVSSLEHCSPLPEGRSRSLRSNRSFRGSPVTVVKMTPLSFLPGTRIIKYLGIINMFFIRETTSLREEGGVSGFLHTFIAEVFAMVRAHVAALGGNAVVSYSMKECMLMENPNKNQAQCLINVSGDAVICVRETDQEPNPSMANIGQTCASGTDGAT